CATTATATCCTGAATTCATATCCCGTGTAAGTGAAAATTTTGATTTGAATATAATGCTTGAAACAAATGGTACTTTGCCGGATAATATTGACTTGATTGATAAATTGAACATTGTTTCATTAGATATTAAGCTTCCTGAACATTTTGATGGAGATTATGATGAAGAATTTTTTTTAAATGAAATTAAATCACTAAATTTATTAATGGCGAAGTCTATAAATGTATATTGTAAAGTAGTAATATTGCCATCAACAAAAATAGAATCATTCAAAGGGGTAGTTGAAAAATTATCAAAAAATATTTTAAACAAAAGTAATCTTAAAATAGTTATCCAGCCCTCCAGTCCTTTAAGCGATTGGTATGATGTTAATTCTAAATTATTTGAGTTTTCTGAAGTTGTTGGACAATATTTTGAAGTTTCCACCATTCCTCAAGTTCATAAGATTTTGAATATTGAGTGAATATCTGTTATTTTTGTTTTTAATGTTGATTTTATTTTTTTGATGCGTAATTTTAAATAAGAGGTGTGAAAATGAAAGATAAAACATCCATTAATAGGAAATCAAATACAGGCGCATTTGAACACAAAAGT
The sequence above is drawn from the Methanobrevibacter sp. genome and encodes:
- a CDS encoding 7-carboxy-7-deazaguanine synthase QueE translates to MNAPIIEVFSSFQGEGLLIGQRQIFVRFAGCNLNCSYCDTKYSKSDKSGNLMTPQEVCDEIDKILTPDCKTISFTGGEPALYPEFISRVSENFDLNIMLETNGTLPDNIDLIDKLNIVSLDIKLPEHFDGDYDEEFFLNEIKSLNLLMAKSINVYCKVVILPSTKIESFKGVVEKLSKNILNKSNLKIVIQPSSPLSDWYDVNSKLFEFSEVVGQYFEVSTIPQVHKILNIE